From one Henriciella marina DSM 19595 genomic stretch:
- a CDS encoding alpha/beta hydrolase, which yields MLQIRAVSLHLREMALDETLRTFLDRFKLPDFSKLDWAQSTDRLRTSFHRASRSVERDAPELADISTLAVDGAEGPLKARLYTPLGAGIGAGPGILFFHGGGFVLGDLDSHDMICRRLAAGSRCRVLSVHYRLAPEHPFPAAHEDALAIWRWATQRTDLLTIDPDRICVAGDSAGGNLAAYLCQELNRAEEPAPAFQLLLYPLVQFADIGTKKLTFQEGFFLSERLFEYFRDAYIQADADRMNCKVSPLFAPDNDFRGLPPAHVVLCGWDPLKDEGRAYATKLAAHGVPVTIREHPGMVHGFMNLTAVSVPARDAIHEAGETVGRALGAL from the coding sequence ATGCTTCAAATCCGCGCCGTCTCGCTGCACCTTAGAGAGATGGCTCTGGACGAAACCCTGCGGACCTTTTTGGACCGTTTCAAACTTCCCGACTTTTCCAAGCTCGACTGGGCACAGTCGACTGACCGTTTGCGTACCAGCTTCCACCGCGCGAGCCGGTCAGTGGAACGCGATGCGCCAGAGCTCGCTGACATTTCCACCCTGGCGGTAGATGGCGCCGAAGGCCCGCTGAAGGCGCGGCTCTATACCCCGCTTGGCGCAGGAATTGGCGCAGGGCCGGGCATCCTGTTCTTTCATGGTGGCGGCTTTGTCCTTGGCGATCTCGACAGCCATGACATGATCTGCAGGCGGCTTGCGGCCGGATCGCGTTGCCGGGTGCTGTCGGTCCACTACCGTCTTGCGCCCGAGCATCCGTTTCCTGCCGCCCATGAAGACGCGCTTGCTATCTGGCGCTGGGCGACGCAGCGCACGGACCTTCTCACCATCGACCCGGACAGGATCTGCGTGGCGGGCGATAGTGCCGGGGGTAATCTCGCAGCCTATCTCTGCCAGGAGCTGAACAGGGCCGAAGAGCCTGCGCCCGCCTTCCAGCTGCTTCTCTATCCACTCGTCCAGTTTGCGGATATCGGCACAAAGAAGCTGACGTTTCAGGAGGGGTTCTTCCTTTCCGAGCGACTGTTTGAGTATTTCCGGGACGCCTATATCCAGGCCGACGCCGACCGGATGAACTGTAAGGTGTCGCCGCTTTTTGCGCCGGACAATGACTTTCGCGGCCTGCCGCCAGCGCATGTCGTCCTCTGCGGCTGGGACCCGTTGAAGGATGAAGGGCGCGCCTATGCGACAAAGCTTGCCGCGCACGGCGTGCCGGTGACCATCCGTGAACATCCCGGCATGGTGCACGGGTTCATGAATTTGACGGCAGTCTCGGTCCCCGCGCGTGACGCTATCCACGAGGCCGGTGAAACCGTTGGACGGGCGCTGGGGGCGCTCTGA
- a CDS encoding NifU family protein: MFIQTEPTPNPDTIKFIPGETVAGAIGPFDFASVEEAGSSPLAQTVFDVDGVTRVFLGPDFVSVSKHETADWKHVRPMVLAAIMDHYVAGLPVLNEAGAVPQVDANATTAADYEGETAEIVGEILELIETRVRPAVAQDGGDITFQRFDAESGIVHLAMRGACAGCPSSTMTLKQGIENMLKAYVPEVNAVEAAL; encoded by the coding sequence ATGTTTATCCAGACCGAGCCGACCCCGAATCCAGACACGATCAAATTCATCCCCGGCGAAACCGTGGCAGGGGCCATAGGGCCGTTTGATTTCGCCAGCGTCGAAGAGGCCGGCTCCAGCCCGCTGGCCCAGACAGTCTTTGATGTCGATGGCGTGACCCGCGTCTTCCTTGGCCCCGATTTCGTGTCTGTTTCGAAGCACGAAACCGCTGACTGGAAACATGTGCGCCCGATGGTGCTGGCCGCGATCATGGACCACTATGTCGCGGGCCTTCCGGTCCTCAACGAGGCGGGCGCCGTTCCGCAAGTGGACGCCAATGCGACTACGGCAGCGGACTATGAAGGTGAGACCGCCGAAATCGTCGGTGAGATCCTCGAACTGATCGAGACCCGAGTCCGCCCGGCCGTCGCCCAGGATGGCGGTGACATTACCTTCCAGCGGTTCGATGCCGAGAGCGGTATCGTCCATCTTGCGATGCGCGGCGCCTGTGCAGGCTGCCCATCCTCGACGATGACGTTGAAGCAGGGCATCGAAAACATGCTGAAGGCCTATGTTCCTGAAGTAAACGCCGTCGAAGCGGCCCTGTAA
- a CDS encoding malonic semialdehyde reductase, which translates to MSDPVNDYALDLIWREGRSYNGWLDKDVPETLIRAVYDLAKMGSTSANCCPARFVFIRTEEAKARLKPHLMEGNVAKTLSAPWVCIVANDFMFHEKIPQLFPHNPGAKDWFSDPHAREEHAMRNGSLQGAYLMMAARALGLDCAPMSGFNQDGVDLEFFADKDETHHWRSNFLCAIGHGDDSTIFERSPRLSFSEACKIL; encoded by the coding sequence ATGTCTGATCCGGTCAATGATTATGCCCTGGACCTCATCTGGCGCGAGGGCCGGTCCTATAATGGCTGGCTCGACAAGGATGTGCCGGAAACCCTGATCCGGGCGGTCTACGACCTTGCGAAGATGGGCTCAACCAGCGCCAATTGCTGCCCGGCGCGGTTTGTCTTCATCCGGACCGAAGAGGCAAAAGCCCGGCTGAAGCCGCATCTCATGGAAGGTAATGTCGCCAAGACGCTGAGTGCCCCGTGGGTGTGTATCGTTGCGAACGACTTCATGTTCCATGAAAAAATCCCGCAGCTCTTCCCGCATAATCCCGGCGCAAAGGACTGGTTTTCCGATCCGCATGCGCGCGAGGAGCATGCCATGCGTAACGGCTCGCTTCAGGGCGCCTATCTAATGATGGCTGCACGCGCGCTTGGCCTGGATTGCGCGCCGATGTCCGGCTTCAATCAGGACGGGGTCGATCTTGAGTTCTTTGCCGACAAGGATGAGACGCACCACTGGCGTTCAAACTTCCTCTGTGCGATCGGCCACGGCGATGACAGCACAATTTTTGAACGCAGTCCGCGCCTCAGCTTCAGCGAGGCCTGCAAGATCCTGTAG
- the tsaB gene encoding tRNA (adenosine(37)-N6)-threonylcarbamoyltransferase complex dimerization subunit type 1 TsaB yields the protein MLTLGINTSGPACDVAVLEDGICLATRLEEMVRGQDARLPGIIAATLDDAGKSTRDLSRIGVVTGPGSFTGIRVGVAFARGLALALKIPCIGVTALEATLPAGQQGSAIVALPAKRRPPELSYWVQRFRTGIATGAPEEIDLDMLADELEAHPHFVFGEAVGALAQRLEGTEIHTASPTALRAAEMAEGAGEDGAAASPVYVRAPDAALPGGRKP from the coding sequence ATGCTGACGCTTGGCATCAATACATCTGGACCGGCGTGCGATGTTGCCGTGCTTGAAGATGGCATCTGTCTGGCAACCCGCCTTGAAGAGATGGTACGCGGGCAGGATGCACGCCTTCCAGGGATTATCGCCGCGACCCTTGATGACGCTGGTAAGTCCACGCGCGATCTTTCACGCATAGGCGTTGTTACAGGCCCCGGCAGCTTCACGGGCATCCGCGTTGGCGTGGCGTTCGCGCGCGGTCTGGCGCTAGCGCTGAAGATACCCTGCATCGGCGTAACCGCACTTGAAGCGACCCTTCCTGCCGGGCAGCAAGGCTCTGCCATCGTCGCCCTTCCAGCCAAGCGAAGACCGCCGGAGCTGAGTTACTGGGTCCAGCGGTTTCGCACAGGCATCGCCACCGGCGCGCCTGAGGAAATTGATCTCGACATGTTGGCAGATGAATTGGAGGCCCACCCTCATTTCGTATTCGGAGAAGCTGTCGGCGCGCTTGCGCAGCGGCTTGAAGGTACCGAGATCCATACGGCCAGTCCAACCGCCCTTCGCGCCGCCGAGATGGCAGAAGGCGCAGGCGAGGACGGCGCCGCCGCAAGCCCCGTCTATGTCCGGGCGCCAGATGCCGCCTTGCCGGGTGGACGAAAGCCCTGA
- a CDS encoding GNAT family N-acetyltransferase — MGGGITILRPDDAGRAATLHAACFDTHGRWSARSMRESLSAPTTLALGHEAGGRLDALLLIQRLAPDAEILTICVDPDARRQGLAQRIFDHGRQLLGPYGIDRVLLDVAADNLPAIAFYEQNGFNRDGTRKAYYSRDDGRAVDAVLMSRTVAGHTDKSEA, encoded by the coding sequence ATGGGTGGGGGCATCACCATATTGCGGCCGGATGATGCAGGCCGCGCCGCCACACTACATGCAGCCTGTTTCGACACGCATGGCCGCTGGAGTGCGCGGTCGATGCGCGAAAGCCTGTCAGCGCCCACGACACTGGCGCTTGGTCATGAGGCCGGTGGCCGTCTGGACGCCCTGCTTCTCATTCAGCGACTGGCTCCCGACGCGGAAATCCTGACCATCTGCGTTGATCCAGATGCCCGGCGACAGGGCCTCGCGCAACGTATCTTCGATCATGGCCGACAGCTGCTTGGACCCTATGGCATCGACCGCGTCCTGCTGGATGTTGCCGCCGACAATTTACCGGCCATCGCGTTCTATGAGCAGAATGGCTTCAACCGCGATGGCACGCGCAAGGCTTACTACAGCCGCGACGATGGCAGAGCTGTGGACGCAGTGTTAATGTCACGCACCGTTGCTGGACACACAGACAAATCGGAGGCATGA
- a CDS encoding Fur family transcriptional regulator translates to MDRLEKLCTDKGLRMTEQRRTIARVLSSSDDHPDAEELHRRANALDNSISLATVYRTVKLFEESGIIERHEFRDGRARFEEVPEEHHDHLIDVKSGDVVEFHSAEIEKLQIEIAERLGYKLIDHRLELYGVPLKRDPSN, encoded by the coding sequence ATGGATCGTCTCGAAAAACTTTGCACCGATAAAGGCCTCCGGATGACCGAGCAGCGCCGCACGATTGCGCGCGTCCTGTCTTCCTCCGACGACCATCCAGATGCCGAGGAACTGCACCGCCGGGCCAATGCGCTCGACAATTCGATCTCGCTTGCGACTGTCTATCGGACAGTGAAGCTTTTCGAGGAAAGCGGCATCATTGAGCGCCATGAGTTTCGTGACGGTCGGGCGCGTTTCGAAGAAGTGCCGGAAGAACATCACGACCACCTGATCGATGTGAAATCAGGCGACGTGGTCGAGTTTCATTCCGCAGAGATCGAAAAACTGCAGATCGAGATCGCAGAGCGGCTTGGATACAAGCTGATCGATCACCGGCTGGAGCTTTACGGCGTGCCGCTGAAGCGCGACCCGAGCAACTAA
- the miaB gene encoding tRNA (N6-isopentenyl adenosine(37)-C2)-methylthiotransferase MiaB has protein sequence MTTQTSRPEPKRLFIKTYGCQMNVYDSERMRDVLRPLGYQPVDGPETADLVVLNTCHIREKATEKVYSELGKIKKMKEAAGGKMTIAVAGCVAQAEGAEIMRRQPAVDLVLGPQAYHKLPEMVARASRAAGDRLETDFDTLEKFDALPKAREADGPTAFLSVQEGCDKFCTFCVVPYTRGAELSRPVDDIVIEARSLAAQGVRDISLLGQNVNAWHGAAPKLDGGSEWGLGQLARHLSKIGGIDRIRYTTSHPRDMDDDLISAHGELPELMPFLHLPVQSGSDRILKAMNRGHTAEHYLDIMRRMRDARPDMALASDFIVGFPGESDQDFEDTMSLVREVGYAIAYSFKYSPRPGTPAADMFGHVPEEVKDERLQRLQTLLKQQQTEFNASKIGDTLPVLVTGKGRMPGQMHGRSPWMQSVHFDGPEHLVGQIVDVKVVGSTLNSLAGEYAHAVEVA, from the coding sequence ATGACCACCCAGACTTCCAGGCCCGAGCCCAAACGTCTTTTCATCAAGACGTATGGCTGCCAGATGAATGTTTATGACAGTGAGCGCATGCGCGACGTGCTGCGTCCGCTTGGCTATCAGCCTGTTGACGGTCCTGAGACCGCCGACCTTGTCGTGCTGAACACGTGCCATATCCGCGAGAAGGCGACCGAGAAGGTCTATTCCGAGCTCGGCAAGATCAAGAAGATGAAAGAGGCCGCAGGCGGCAAGATGACAATCGCCGTTGCCGGCTGTGTGGCACAGGCCGAGGGCGCCGAAATCATGCGCCGTCAGCCAGCCGTGGATCTGGTGCTCGGCCCGCAGGCCTATCACAAGCTGCCTGAAATGGTCGCGCGTGCCAGCCGGGCCGCAGGCGATCGTCTGGAAACCGATTTCGACACACTCGAGAAGTTCGATGCGCTGCCAAAAGCGCGCGAAGCGGACGGCCCGACCGCGTTTCTCTCTGTTCAGGAAGGCTGCGACAAATTCTGCACCTTCTGCGTCGTGCCCTATACGCGCGGCGCAGAACTGTCGCGCCCGGTCGACGACATCGTCATTGAAGCCCGCAGCCTTGCCGCCCAGGGCGTTCGCGACATTTCGCTGCTCGGCCAGAACGTCAATGCCTGGCATGGCGCCGCGCCAAAACTCGATGGCGGCTCTGAATGGGGCCTCGGCCAGCTGGCGCGCCACCTCTCGAAAATCGGCGGAATCGACCGCATCCGCTACACGACCAGCCATCCGCGCGACATGGATGATGATCTCATCTCCGCGCATGGCGAACTGCCTGAGCTCATGCCTTTCCTCCACCTGCCGGTGCAGTCAGGTTCTGACAGGATCCTCAAGGCCATGAACCGCGGACACACTGCAGAACACTATCTCGATATCATGCGCCGGATGCGCGACGCGCGCCCCGACATGGCGCTGGCGTCCGACTTCATCGTCGGGTTTCCGGGCGAGTCCGATCAGGACTTTGAGGATACGATGAGCCTCGTGCGCGAGGTGGGCTATGCCATCGCCTATTCGTTCAAGTATTCGCCGCGCCCCGGTACGCCTGCCGCCGACATGTTCGGTCATGTGCCTGAAGAGGTGAAGGATGAACGCCTTCAGCGCCTGCAGACGCTTCTGAAGCAACAGCAGACCGAGTTCAACGCCTCCAAGATTGGCGACACATTGCCTGTCCTCGTGACCGGCAAGGGCCGGATGCCAGGCCAGATGCATGGCCGCTCGCCCTGGATGCAATCTGTCCATTTTGATGGACCAGAGCATCTTGTCGGACAGATTGTCGATGTGAAAGTCGTTGGCTCAACGCTGAATTCGCTCGCTGGCGAATACGCGCATGCGGTGGAGGTCGCCTGA
- a CDS encoding PhoH family protein — protein sequence MKGTVTRLYTPDNPALLPAICGPQHRNLMKLEMALIDGKLKADSQGGSVRLTGSEAAVGDAEATLAAFERMLRSNPAAGEDAFEGAIDQARAPAESYGSLSGLRVPVMPQTRTQAQYIDYLTREGRDLVFGVGPAGTGKTFLAVAAGAAELRKKTKERLIITRPAVEAGENLGFLPGDLEEKVEPYLRPIWDALNEVLGADHVERMREKKIIEVAPLAFMRGRTLKNAFVIMDEAQNATVGQTKMVLTRLGRDSRMVVTGDPGQVDLPPKTQSGLAHALKILDGVEGTGIVHFTASDVRRHALVSRIIRAYDKDAGTDDGSKS from the coding sequence TTGAAAGGCACCGTTACACGGCTCTATACGCCCGACAATCCAGCGCTCCTCCCGGCGATATGCGGGCCGCAGCATCGCAATCTGATGAAGCTGGAAATGGCCCTCATAGACGGCAAGCTGAAGGCTGACAGCCAGGGCGGCAGTGTCCGGCTGACCGGGTCTGAAGCCGCTGTTGGCGACGCCGAAGCGACCCTCGCCGCATTCGAGCGCATGCTGAGGAGCAATCCCGCAGCCGGTGAAGACGCCTTTGAAGGCGCCATCGATCAGGCGCGGGCGCCGGCCGAAAGCTATGGCTCCCTGTCGGGGCTACGCGTGCCTGTCATGCCGCAGACACGGACGCAGGCGCAGTATATCGACTATCTCACCCGTGAGGGCCGCGACCTCGTCTTCGGCGTTGGCCCGGCCGGTACGGGCAAGACTTTTCTCGCCGTTGCCGCCGGCGCGGCCGAGCTTCGCAAGAAGACAAAGGAACGCCTGATCATCACGCGCCCCGCTGTCGAAGCTGGCGAGAATCTGGGCTTCCTGCCGGGCGACCTTGAAGAGAAGGTCGAGCCTTATCTGAGGCCCATCTGGGACGCGCTCAACGAAGTGCTGGGCGCCGACCATGTTGAACGGATGCGCGAGAAGAAGATCATCGAAGTCGCCCCCCTCGCCTTCATGCGTGGCCGGACACTGAAAAATGCTTTCGTCATCATGGATGAGGCGCAGAACGCCACTGTCGGCCAGACCAAAATGGTGCTGACACGTCTTGGACGCGACTCGCGCATGGTCGTCACCGGAGACCCCGGCCAGGTCGACCTGCCGCCGAAGACGCAGTCGGGTCTGGCGCATGCGCTGAAAATCCTCGACGGCGTCGAAGGAACAGGCATTGTCCATTTCACAGCCTCCGATGTTCGCCGCCACGCACTCGTTTCCCGCATCATCCGCGCCTATGACAAGGATGCCGGCACTGACGACGGATCGAAATCGTGA
- the ybeY gene encoding rRNA maturation RNase YbeY, translating to MSIELDLRVEAAGWTEEIGEAEAVCQRALNAAFAITGIEGEVALLLTDDEEMHALNRDWRNKDKPTDVLSFPADEMDAPFLGDIAIGLGVSRGDAATRGLKLTEHLSHLVIHGYLHLLGYDHIIEEEAHKMEALEIQALASLGIGDPYGRDS from the coding sequence GTGAGCATAGAGCTGGACCTGCGCGTCGAAGCGGCAGGCTGGACTGAAGAGATTGGCGAAGCGGAAGCCGTTTGCCAGCGCGCCCTGAACGCCGCATTTGCAATCACCGGCATCGAAGGCGAAGTCGCGCTTCTGCTGACGGACGACGAGGAAATGCATGCATTGAACCGGGACTGGCGCAACAAGGACAAGCCTACGGACGTCCTCTCCTTTCCCGCCGATGAAATGGATGCGCCTTTTCTGGGTGACATCGCGATTGGACTTGGTGTTTCGCGTGGCGACGCGGCCACACGCGGCCTGAAACTGACCGAACATCTTAGCCATCTGGTCATTCACGGCTATCTTCATCTGCTTGGCTATGATCATATTATCGAAGAAGAGGCCCACAAGATGGAGGCGCTCGAAATCCAGGCGCTCGCTAGCCTGGGCATTGGCGATCCGTATGGCCGGGACTCCTGA
- a CDS encoding hemolysin family protein yields the protein MTETTDRERRRRPRLFNFRRRREPDIQETVTSDVQNAQHTPAQLRLRLADFEQGRVADVMVPRAEIVGVELSTDLPSLIQLYAEESHSRLPVYRESLDDPIGLVHIKDVVGEIARGGDGLDRPLERLRRDILFVPASMKLADLLVKMQSSRIHMALVVDEYGGTDGLVSLEDLMEEIVGDIEDEHDEAPALVVRRGRHAWEVDARMEISDFEEKTGLDLDLTGQDVEVDTLGGVAFALAGKVPLRGEVLRHPAGADIEILDGDARRIERLVIRRLQTEVSV from the coding sequence ATGACTGAAACGACCGACCGAGAGAGACGGCGCCGTCCGCGACTTTTCAATTTCCGCAGGCGGCGCGAACCCGATATCCAGGAAACGGTAACGTCCGATGTGCAGAACGCGCAGCATACGCCAGCTCAACTGCGCCTGCGTCTTGCCGATTTTGAACAGGGCCGCGTCGCCGATGTGATGGTTCCACGCGCCGAGATTGTCGGCGTTGAGCTTTCGACTGACCTGCCAAGCCTGATTCAGCTCTACGCCGAGGAATCGCATTCGCGCCTGCCAGTTTACCGGGAGTCGCTGGATGACCCGATTGGTCTTGTGCACATCAAGGATGTGGTGGGTGAGATTGCGCGCGGCGGCGACGGTCTCGACCGGCCGCTCGAGCGCTTGCGCCGCGACATCCTGTTCGTACCAGCGTCCATGAAGCTCGCCGACCTCTTGGTAAAGATGCAGTCCAGCCGGATCCATATGGCGCTGGTCGTGGACGAATATGGCGGCACTGACGGTCTGGTCTCGCTCGAGGATTTGATGGAAGAAATCGTCGGCGATATCGAGGATGAGCATGACGAAGCCCCGGCGCTGGTTGTGCGCCGCGGTCGCCATGCCTGGGAAGTTGACGCGCGGATGGAAATCTCCGACTTCGAAGAAAAGACTGGCCTCGATCTCGATCTGACCGGCCAGGATGTCGAGGTCGATACGCTAGGCGGCGTTGCCTTTGCGCTCGCTGGCAAGGTGCCACTGCGCGGCGAGGTCCTGCGCCATCCCGCAGGCGCCGACATAGAAATCCTCGACGGAGACGCGCGCCGCATCGAGCGGCTCGTCATCCGGCGTCTGCAAACCGAGGTCAGTGTTTGA
- the lnt gene encoding apolipoprotein N-acyltransferase: MSNRTESQGLTALSPLHQWSARRSGLGATAIAMLLGAFAALGFAPFHIAPALIASVTLLVWMMDGARGKVNWGRAMFLRGWAFGYGFFLVSMYWTVSPFLVDPAQHAAYIWMPLVLLPGGMALIWGAACSLAGSFWSASPSRVFIFAVFMALAELLRGYLFGGFPWNLFGTTWTPGSALSQAASLGGIYWLTLLTLFACAAPAALVDARETRGVVGRAFPVTIAVIAAGFGWAWGAQRIASPSLMTNQHVLLMDAGVPQAEKYDGSADRLLRRYLTFLETFESGDDDIVIWPEGALPFYLLTNTYAIDTISAYLGDRTLIVGSNRRSLEGEETVYYNSLAVLDAENGESELIGLYDKHRLVPFGELAAVDIIPFGEAISGLLPGAMQELAAAGFDPGAEPTVLFPRDLPPFVALICYEALFPEVTRNARPQREAARWIVTISNDAWFGRGLGPAQHYSQNRYRSIESGLPMARVASRGTTAVIDGYGRETARGQRRSGDPNGWVSSVVRAPLPEPLAATGYQRFGPALFWLTLAGLTVLAFFTWRR, encoded by the coding sequence TTGAGCAACCGGACCGAGAGCCAGGGCCTGACTGCGCTTAGCCCCCTGCATCAGTGGTCCGCCAGACGGTCAGGCCTGGGCGCGACCGCGATTGCGATGCTGCTGGGCGCCTTTGCAGCTCTCGGCTTTGCCCCGTTCCACATCGCGCCGGCGCTGATCGCCTCGGTCACCCTGCTTGTCTGGATGATGGACGGCGCGCGCGGTAAGGTGAACTGGGGCCGCGCCATGTTCCTGCGGGGCTGGGCCTTTGGCTACGGGTTCTTCCTCGTCAGCATGTACTGGACGGTGTCACCCTTCCTCGTCGATCCGGCCCAGCACGCCGCCTATATCTGGATGCCGCTGGTCCTCTTGCCCGGCGGCATGGCGCTTATCTGGGGTGCGGCCTGCAGTCTGGCAGGGTCATTCTGGTCAGCCTCGCCATCTCGCGTCTTTATCTTTGCCGTCTTCATGGCTCTTGCAGAATTGCTTCGCGGCTATCTGTTCGGCGGGTTTCCCTGGAATTTGTTCGGAACGACATGGACACCCGGCAGCGCTTTGTCGCAAGCTGCATCGCTCGGCGGGATCTACTGGCTCACCCTGCTGACCCTCTTTGCCTGCGCAGCGCCCGCCGCGCTTGTGGATGCACGCGAGACGCGCGGCGTTGTCGGCCGCGCCTTTCCGGTGACCATCGCTGTCATCGCTGCAGGGTTCGGATGGGCCTGGGGCGCTCAGCGCATTGCTTCGCCTTCTCTCATGACGAACCAGCATGTCCTGTTGATGGACGCCGGCGTACCGCAAGCCGAAAAATATGATGGCTCAGCTGACCGCCTGCTGCGCCGCTATCTCACCTTTCTGGAAACGTTTGAGAGCGGTGACGATGACATCGTCATCTGGCCGGAAGGCGCCCTGCCCTTTTACCTGCTGACCAACACTTATGCGATCGACACGATCTCGGCCTATCTCGGCGACCGGACGCTGATCGTCGGATCCAATAGGCGCAGCCTGGAGGGCGAAGAGACGGTCTATTATAACAGTCTTGCGGTGCTCGACGCGGAAAACGGCGAGTCAGAGCTGATAGGCCTTTACGACAAACACCGCCTCGTTCCCTTCGGAGAGCTTGCTGCCGTTGACATCATCCCGTTTGGCGAGGCGATTTCCGGCCTCCTGCCGGGCGCCATGCAGGAGCTTGCCGCTGCAGGCTTTGATCCCGGCGCAGAGCCGACCGTGCTGTTCCCGCGCGACCTGCCGCCCTTCGTGGCGCTTATCTGCTATGAGGCGCTGTTTCCGGAAGTCACCCGCAATGCAAGGCCTCAACGAGAGGCCGCGCGGTGGATCGTCACGATCTCCAATGATGCCTGGTTTGGGCGCGGTCTCGGACCGGCCCAGCATTACTCGCAGAACAGATATCGGTCGATCGAGAGCGGCCTTCCCATGGCCCGCGTCGCAAGCCGGGGAACAACCGCCGTCATTGATGGATATGGACGCGAGACCGCGCGCGGTCAGCGCCGGTCAGGCGATCCCAACGGCTGGGTCTCTTCGGTTGTCCGGGCCCCGCTTCCAGAGCCGTTGGCGGCGACCGGTTATCAGCGGTTCGGACCAGCGCTTTTCTGGCTCACGCTTGCAGGGCTTACGGTACTGGCCTTCTTTACGTGGCGACGTTAA
- a CDS encoding helix-turn-helix domain-containing protein, whose translation MSESKLPNRIDELVGQRIRWRRKELKWTQEQLSERLSLTFQQVQKYEKGVNRISAGRLYEMAVVLDLPVAYFFEGAEEYLSLPGQLNEDASEPAPLPQIDQEAMELLSAFQQIDDDGLRKSLLATIKAAAAIEPNNS comes from the coding sequence ATGTCCGAGAGCAAACTACCCAACAGGATCGACGAATTGGTTGGCCAGCGCATCCGCTGGCGGCGCAAGGAGCTGAAGTGGACGCAGGAACAGCTCAGCGAGCGCCTTAGCCTGACCTTTCAGCAGGTCCAGAAATACGAAAAGGGCGTGAACCGTATTTCTGCTGGACGCCTCTATGAGATGGCGGTTGTCCTTGATCTGCCTGTGGCATACTTTTTTGAAGGCGCGGAGGAGTATCTCTCGCTACCGGGACAACTGAATGAGGACGCGAGTGAGCCTGCGCCCCTGCCGCAGATAGACCAGGAAGCGATGGAATTGCTGTCGGCATTTCAGCAGATTGACGACGATGGCCTGCGAAAGTCACTGCTGGCAACAATAAAGGCTGCCGCTGCCATCGAACCCAATAATTCGTAA